One Nitrospirota bacterium genomic window carries:
- a CDS encoding type II toxin-antitoxin system RelE/ParE family toxin: MRDTRLISWIKAARRDFEEFPKFVQVGIMRALTMAAEGGKADIAKPFKGVDDGVFEIALKHRGEAFRLLYAMKIDVNIWVIHAFQKKSESGVKTPQMEVDLIRERLKRLKEALQWKTISN, translated from the coding sequence ATGAGGGATACTCGGCTAATTTCGTGGATAAAAGCAGCACGAAGGGATTTTGAAGAATTTCCCAAATTCGTGCAGGTTGGTATAATGAGAGCGCTTACGATGGCAGCCGAGGGCGGCAAAGCGGACATAGCCAAGCCTTTTAAAGGTGTTGACGACGGTGTCTTTGAAATAGCACTTAAACATCGAGGGGAGGCCTTCCGCCTCCTCTATGCCATGAAAATTGACGTGAACATTTGGGTCATTCATGCCTTTCAGAAAAAATCAGAGTCGGGGGTCAAAACACCTCAAATGGAGGTTGACCTTATCAGAGAACGCTTAAAACGATTAAAGGAGGCTCTACAATGGAAGACGATTTCGAATTGA
- a CDS encoding MdtA/MuxA family multidrug efflux RND transporter periplasmic adaptor subunit, whose amino-acid sequence MTNSRSRVKRSITISLVLFLLASLTVYVFGADSDKKTEGKPSGGKNSKFPAQIPPVEVAEVKTGDIGTYLNGLGTVIPLSTVAIKSRVDGQLMKILFEEGQLVKKGDVLAVIDPRPFEIQLTQAEGQLAKDMALLKNSQLDVERYRVLFKQDSVSKQQLDTQEALVKQYEGTIKADKGQVDNAKLQLDYSKVTSPISGRVGLRQVDPGNIIHANDATPIVVVTQLKPISVVFPIAEDNIPRALEKLQKGAPIVVDAYDRQQSRKLATGQLLTIDNQIDINTGTVRFKAKFPNEHNELFPNQFVNIKLLLDLKHNAVLVPSAAIQRTQKGMFVYVVKANDSTASVRLIKAGESQNDITSVEEGLAPGELVVVSGADRLTDGGKVQLRSQQDNTTRKHK is encoded by the coding sequence CTGACAAATTCACGCTCAAGGGTGAAACGCAGCATAACCATATCGTTGGTGTTGTTCCTGTTGGCCTCACTGACTGTCTATGTATTTGGTGCTGATTCAGATAAAAAAACAGAGGGTAAACCATCTGGCGGTAAGAATTCTAAATTTCCGGCACAGATTCCGCCTGTTGAGGTAGCTGAGGTTAAAACCGGTGATATTGGAACATATCTTAACGGTCTTGGCACAGTTATACCGCTTAGCACTGTAGCCATAAAGAGCCGCGTTGATGGCCAGTTGATGAAAATTCTGTTTGAAGAGGGTCAATTGGTTAAGAAAGGGGATGTTTTAGCAGTAATTGACCCACGGCCTTTTGAAATCCAGTTGACTCAGGCCGAAGGGCAGTTAGCTAAGGATATGGCGCTGCTTAAAAACTCACAACTTGATGTGGAAAGATATAGGGTACTGTTTAAGCAGGATTCCGTCTCAAAACAACAGCTCGACACCCAGGAGGCGCTGGTCAAACAGTATGAAGGCACTATCAAAGCCGATAAAGGACAGGTTGATAATGCTAAGCTTCAACTGGATTATTCTAAGGTAACTTCACCGATAAGTGGTAGAGTCGGACTAAGACAGGTTGACCCGGGAAACATCATCCACGCAAACGATGCTACCCCAATCGTTGTTGTCACTCAGTTAAAGCCAATTTCTGTGGTGTTTCCCATTGCCGAGGACAACATTCCCCGTGCACTAGAAAAGTTACAAAAAGGCGCTCCGATTGTGGTTGATGCTTACGACAGGCAGCAAAGCCGCAAACTTGCTACAGGACAACTTCTGACTATTGACAATCAAATAGACATAAACACCGGAACTGTACGCTTCAAAGCCAAATTTCCAAATGAACACAACGAACTTTTCCCTAACCAGTTTGTTAACATAAAACTACTTCTTGATCTTAAACACAATGCCGTCCTTGTGCCGTCAGCCGCCATTCAGCGTACTCAAAAGGGTATGTTTGTGTATGTTGTAAAGGCGAATGACAGCACAGCCTCTGTGCGATTGATTAAAGCTGGTGAAAGCCAGAATGACATAACATCTGTTGAAGAGGGACTAGCTCCCGGCGAGTTAGTTGTTGTTAGCGGTGCTGACAGACTAACCGACGGCGGGAAGGTACAGCTCAGATCTCAGCAAGATAACACCACACGAAAGCATAAGTAA
- a CDS encoding protein BatD, with amino-acid sequence MKKLTVLLLLILLTAAPALHAADLKFELSVGKTTLSIGEGTQLSLTFTGDRGVPQPNPPQIDDFSVNYMGSSTQMSIINGAMSSAVSYNYSLVPMKKGEFKIGPLSTQYEGKTYSSNAITLTVTDNGASQPQTANTQQQKRASKDTGGMKDRLFITLKPSKTSVYVNEIFTVRVKLYVKDIAVRDVTFPQVTGDGVSVSSFEKPVQTTENINGVTYETLEFTTTAFAATASGSMKLGPASLDCNIMIKENRRMSPGGMFDDDFFNNVFSSVRPEPVKLKSETVAVKVLPLPEEGKPKGFSGAIGKFEMNASVTPENVRTGDPVTLKVTYTGKGNINTITKPELEEKTGLKYYEPQIKQDKNSKSFEEAVIPLTNTITEIPEVVFSYFDPDEKAYRTVKKGPFPLNVTGAATATAAKIVEQPKVQGTAPTEKEVFAKDVVFIKEHPGNLVKISDMQQMLYRNPMFLSLWFLPLLIYILALIYAKRSKRLRNDIQYVRRLRAPKQARQGIRAAREYLKTGKEEEFYNTVHKTVYEYLGNKLHLPPGEAADEKICALLEQKGVETQLLKEILRACELARYAKGGSVDSSSEMERIFKHLEDFIDKTERTL; translated from the coding sequence ATGAAAAAACTGACAGTGCTGTTGTTATTAATACTGTTGACAGCGGCTCCTGCATTGCATGCTGCCGATTTGAAATTTGAGTTATCAGTTGGTAAAACTACACTTTCAATAGGCGAGGGTACGCAGTTAAGTTTGACATTTACCGGAGACAGGGGGGTGCCGCAGCCTAATCCGCCACAAATTGATGATTTCTCAGTTAACTACATGGGATCCTCTACTCAGATGTCTATAATAAACGGCGCTATGTCAAGCGCGGTTTCCTATAACTACTCTTTAGTGCCGATGAAAAAAGGGGAGTTTAAAATAGGTCCGCTCTCCACACAATATGAAGGTAAGACTTACTCTTCTAATGCTATAACCTTAACAGTTACAGACAATGGAGCGTCTCAGCCACAGACGGCTAACACTCAGCAGCAAAAGAGAGCATCTAAAGATACCGGAGGCATGAAAGACCGGCTATTTATAACTCTGAAACCATCTAAGACATCAGTTTATGTAAACGAAATATTCACGGTAAGGGTTAAACTTTACGTTAAAGACATTGCAGTACGTGACGTGACCTTTCCACAGGTGACTGGTGATGGGGTTTCAGTCAGCTCTTTTGAAAAACCAGTTCAAACCACAGAAAACATAAATGGAGTAACTTATGAAACTCTGGAGTTTACAACAACTGCCTTTGCAGCCACCGCAAGTGGCTCTATGAAACTTGGGCCTGCCTCACTGGATTGTAACATCATGATAAAGGAAAACCGGAGGATGTCTCCCGGCGGGATGTTTGACGATGATTTCTTTAACAATGTTTTTTCTTCGGTCAGGCCGGAGCCTGTTAAATTAAAATCAGAGACTGTCGCCGTCAAAGTCCTGCCACTGCCTGAGGAGGGAAAACCGAAGGGATTTAGTGGAGCAATCGGTAAATTTGAAATGAATGCCTCCGTCACTCCCGAAAATGTAAGAACCGGAGACCCGGTTACTTTAAAAGTGACCTATACGGGAAAAGGTAATATTAACACCATTACAAAGCCGGAACTTGAAGAGAAAACCGGTCTTAAATACTACGAACCTCAGATTAAGCAGGATAAAAACTCTAAGAGTTTTGAGGAGGCGGTTATACCTCTGACAAACACAATTACGGAAATCCCTGAGGTTGTGTTTTCGTATTTTGACCCGGATGAAAAAGCATACAGGACAGTAAAAAAGGGGCCGTTTCCATTAAATGTGACAGGAGCGGCTACGGCAACTGCGGCTAAAATCGTGGAGCAGCCAAAAGTTCAGGGCACTGCTCCCACTGAAAAAGAGGTGTTTGCAAAGGATGTGGTGTTTATAAAGGAACATCCCGGAAATCTTGTTAAAATATCGGACATGCAGCAGATGCTTTACAGAAATCCTATGTTTTTATCACTCTGGTTTTTGCCCCTGTTAATCTACATATTAGCGCTTATATACGCAAAAAGGAGCAAGCGGCTGCGTAACGATATACAATATGTAAGGAGATTAAGGGCTCCTAAGCAGGCACGGCAGGGAATAAGAGCAGCCCGTGAGTATCTTAAAACTGGAAAAGAAGAGGAATTCTATAACACGGTGCACAAAACCGTTTATGAATACCTGGGTAATAAGCTCCACCTGCCACCGGGTGAGGCAGCAGATGAGAAAATCTGTGCTCTGTTAGAGCAAAAAGGCGTGGAAACACAGTTGCTTAAAGAGATTCTAAGAGCATGCGAGTTAGCGCGATACGCTAAAGGCGGCTCAGTTGACAGCAGCTCTGAAATGGAAAGGATTTTTAAACACCTTGAAGATTTTATCGATAAAACTGAAAGGACGCTTTAG
- a CDS encoding tetratricopeptide repeat protein, whose translation MKRHFKLFLLMLIIAIAILPQMVAADSAEEVFKKASAFYVSGKYDDALKQYETLVKEGYESGNLYYNMGNCYIKKNNIGNAILYYEKAKRLIPSDNDLRANSEYADSLVKNRQSIGNIKSWIERRIDKVFDIFTTNGLTVFLLLLYVFIMAILTISIYFEKIKKYANMIILIATCLFLLSSYVFYERISLKEAVVLVERADVRYEPFEKATVFFTMYEGMMADVVDVNNEWYKIKRSDGKTGWVRISDIGVI comes from the coding sequence ATGAAAAGACACTTTAAATTATTTCTGCTAATGCTCATCATTGCCATAGCTATACTGCCTCAGATGGTGGCAGCTGATAGTGCAGAAGAAGTATTTAAAAAGGCTTCGGCATTTTACGTTTCCGGAAAATACGATGATGCCCTGAAACAATACGAAACACTGGTTAAAGAGGGCTACGAAAGCGGCAACCTGTACTACAACATGGGGAACTGTTACATCAAAAAGAACAACATCGGCAATGCAATATTATATTACGAAAAGGCAAAGAGACTCATACCCTCAGATAACGATTTAAGGGCAAACTCTGAGTATGCCGATTCTTTAGTAAAAAACCGACAAAGCATTGGAAATATTAAATCATGGATAGAGCGCCGCATAGACAAGGTTTTCGATATTTTTACTACAAACGGGCTGACTGTTTTTCTGCTGTTACTCTACGTTTTTATTATGGCTATACTTACTATTAGTATTTACTTTGAGAAGATAAAAAAATATGCAAACATGATAATATTGATAGCTACGTGTTTGTTTCTTTTGTCGTCTTACGTATTTTATGAGCGAATCAGCTTAAAAGAGGCAGTAGTGTTAGTTGAAAGAGCAGACGTCAGATATGAGCCTTTTGAGAAAGCAACCGTTTTTTTTACCATGTACGAGGGAATGATGGCAGATGTGGTTGATGTCAACAACGAGTGGTATAAAATTAAACGGTCTGATGGTAAAACAGGATGGGTACGTATCAGTGATATTGGCGTAATTTAA
- a CDS encoding multidrug efflux RND transporter permease subunit, translated as MNISRLFIMRPVATTLIMIAVLLAGAVAYRQLPVSALPQVDYPTIQVRTFYPGASPEVVTSSITSPLERQFGQMPGLTQMTSSSSGGSSVITLQFSLDLNLDVAEQQVQAAINAGFNFLPRDLPNPPVYSKVNPADAPVITLALTSDTMSLPEVEDLAETRFVQKISQLSGVGLVSISGGQKPAVRIHSNPTALAAYGLTLEDVRAAVAAANVNQAKGSFDGPRQAYVIGANDQLFSAKDYKSLIVAYKNGAPVHLSDVADIGDDAENINQAAWMNTSPAVIVNIQRQPGANVIEVVNRIKKLMPQLTSSLPSSIKVSVLTDRTTTIRQSIKDVQFELVLAIVLVVMVIFVFLRNLPATVIPGVAVPLSLAGAFGIMYLIGFSLNNLSLMALTISTGFVVDDAIVMIENISRYVEEGESPLEAALKGSEQIGFTIISLTVSLVAVLIPLLFMGDVVGRLFREFAVTLGVTIVLSALVSLTLTPMMCAKILKHTTAAEHGKLYHATQDYFDRVIAAYGRTLKIVLKHQNLTIIVAVSTLLLTVLLYIVTPKGFFPIQDTGVIQGISQAPQSISFTEMAKRQQALSEIIAQDPAVESLSSFIGVDGTNTTLNSGRILINLKPLAERKISASDIIRRLKPKLESAQGITLFMQPVQDLTVDSKISATQFQYTLEDPNINELNSLVPSLVKNLQQRTELRDVSSDQQNDGLRLFIDINRDSASRYGITPQLIDDTLYDAFGQRQISTIFTELNQYRVVLAVKDNYRENVLGLNDIYIRGINGGQVPISSIAKISETTGPLVINRQGQFPSATVSFNLAQGKALGDAVKAIEEIARSMNFPASIRGAFYGTAQAFKASLSNEPLLILAALITVYIVLGVLYESYIHPVTILSTLPSAGVGAVLSLLMFRMDLDVIAVIGIILLIGIVKKNGIMMVDFALEGQRRDGKSADEAIYDACLLRFRPIMMTTMSALLGALPLALGGSTGSELRRPLGITIIGGLILSQILTLYTTPVIYLAFDRLSNRVKGLRKTSEKD; from the coding sequence ATGAATATTTCACGTCTTTTCATCATGAGACCCGTGGCTACCACGCTCATTATGATAGCCGTGCTGCTGGCCGGTGCTGTGGCCTACCGTCAATTACCGGTTTCGGCGCTCCCTCAGGTTGATTATCCTACGATTCAGGTTCGCACATTTTACCCGGGCGCAAGCCCTGAGGTTGTCACCTCATCAATCACGTCTCCGCTTGAGCGCCAATTTGGACAGATGCCCGGGCTTACTCAGATGACCTCGTCAAGCTCCGGCGGAAGCTCCGTCATAACACTTCAGTTCAGTCTCGATTTAAACCTTGACGTTGCAGAGCAGCAGGTTCAGGCGGCAATCAATGCTGGTTTTAATTTTCTGCCAAGAGATCTCCCTAATCCGCCTGTTTACAGCAAGGTTAATCCGGCTGATGCTCCTGTTATTACACTTGCGCTTACCTCTGACACCATGTCTCTTCCAGAGGTGGAGGATTTGGCTGAAACGCGCTTTGTGCAGAAAATCTCACAGCTTTCCGGTGTAGGTCTTGTTAGCATAAGCGGAGGCCAAAAGCCTGCCGTCCGCATCCACTCTAATCCCACAGCCCTGGCTGCCTATGGGCTGACTCTTGAAGATGTAAGAGCTGCCGTAGCTGCCGCTAACGTTAATCAGGCTAAGGGGAGTTTTGACGGCCCTCGTCAGGCTTACGTTATAGGAGCTAATGATCAGCTTTTTTCCGCTAAAGATTATAAATCGCTTATTGTTGCCTACAAAAATGGCGCACCGGTTCATCTTTCTGATGTTGCCGATATTGGTGATGATGCTGAAAATATCAATCAAGCCGCATGGATGAACACATCGCCTGCCGTAATTGTAAACATTCAAAGGCAGCCCGGCGCTAATGTCATAGAGGTTGTTAACCGTATCAAAAAATTAATGCCACAGCTTACAAGCTCACTGCCCTCATCCATTAAGGTATCTGTACTGACCGATCGTACCACTACGATTCGCCAGTCAATCAAGGACGTTCAGTTTGAGCTGGTGCTGGCAATAGTTTTAGTTGTTATGGTGATTTTTGTTTTTCTGCGTAATCTACCTGCCACAGTTATTCCTGGGGTAGCGGTGCCGCTTTCGCTTGCCGGAGCTTTTGGCATTATGTATCTGATTGGTTTTAGCTTAAATAACCTGTCTCTTATGGCCCTTACAATATCTACCGGATTTGTCGTGGATGACGCAATAGTTATGATTGAAAACATCTCGCGGTATGTCGAGGAGGGTGAGTCGCCACTTGAGGCTGCCCTTAAAGGCTCTGAACAAATTGGATTTACCATCATTTCTCTTACCGTCTCATTGGTAGCCGTGCTTATTCCACTTCTTTTTATGGGAGATGTTGTAGGCCGCCTGTTTAGAGAATTTGCAGTGACACTTGGAGTTACGATTGTTCTATCCGCATTGGTCTCTCTTACGCTGACCCCTATGATGTGCGCTAAAATTCTTAAACACACCACGGCGGCAGAACATGGGAAACTGTATCATGCCACTCAGGATTATTTTGACAGAGTTATAGCGGCCTATGGCAGAACGCTTAAAATAGTGTTAAAACACCAGAATCTTACAATCATCGTTGCTGTCTCTACACTCCTTCTTACGGTGTTGTTATACATTGTAACTCCAAAGGGATTTTTCCCAATTCAGGACACAGGCGTAATACAGGGAATTTCACAAGCTCCGCAATCCATATCGTTTACCGAGATGGCTAAGCGCCAGCAAGCACTCTCAGAGATAATCGCACAAGACCCGGCGGTGGAAAGCCTGTCTTCATTTATAGGAGTTGACGGCACTAACACCACACTAAACAGCGGACGGATTCTTATAAATCTAAAACCGCTTGCCGAGCGGAAAATAAGCGCAAGTGATATCATCCGCCGTCTTAAGCCTAAATTAGAAAGCGCACAGGGAATAACCCTCTTTATGCAGCCCGTGCAAGACCTAACGGTAGATTCCAAAATAAGCGCTACCCAGTTTCAATATACCTTAGAAGACCCAAATATAAATGAATTAAATTCGCTTGTCCCGTCTTTAGTTAAAAACCTGCAGCAGCGCACTGAGTTAAGAGACGTAAGCAGCGACCAGCAAAATGACGGGCTGAGATTATTTATTGATATAAACCGTGACAGCGCATCACGGTACGGGATAACGCCGCAGTTAATTGACGATACCCTGTATGACGCTTTTGGACAGAGGCAGATTTCTACGATTTTTACCGAACTTAACCAATACAGGGTAGTACTTGCTGTCAAGGATAATTACAGGGAAAACGTGCTTGGGCTAAATGATATATATATTCGCGGAATAAACGGCGGGCAGGTTCCGATTAGCTCAATAGCCAAAATATCGGAAACTACAGGACCTCTTGTTATTAACCGTCAGGGGCAGTTTCCCTCGGCAACGGTATCATTCAACCTGGCGCAGGGCAAAGCACTGGGCGATGCTGTTAAAGCTATCGAGGAAATCGCCCGGAGTATGAACTTTCCGGCAAGCATACGCGGGGCCTTCTATGGCACGGCTCAGGCCTTTAAAGCATCCCTTTCTAATGAGCCGCTGCTTATTTTGGCTGCTCTTATTACAGTCTATATTGTGCTTGGCGTTCTTTATGAAAGCTACATTCATCCCGTTACGATTCTATCAACTCTGCCTTCAGCCGGAGTGGGAGCTGTGCTCTCTCTTTTAATGTTTCGTATGGATTTGGATGTGATAGCCGTAATAGGGATAATCCTTCTTATTGGAATTGTAAAGAAAAACGGTATCATGATGGTGGATTTTGCTTTAGAGGGACAGAGGCGGGATGGTAAGAGCGCCGATGAGGCAATCTATGATGCGTGTCTTTTAAGGTTCCGGCCTATAATGATGACAACAATGTCAGCATTGCTTGGAGCGCTTCCTTTGGCTTTAGGCGGAAGCACAGGCTCAGAGCTAAGACGCCCTCTTGGTATAACAATAATAGGGGGACTGATACTCAGCCAAATTCTGACCCTTTATACGACACCGGTTATCTATCTTGCTTTTGATAGATTATCCAACCGAGTGAAAGGGCTGAGGAAAACCTCTGAAAAAGATTAA
- a CDS encoding XRE family transcriptional regulator, with protein sequence MEDDFELIHGSGNVFRDFGHPNASVEQARAIIAAKIISILDERKLTTREAERLTDVSHSEFSRIRNARLARFTLDRMITILEKLDEDIEVDVTFKPRHSLQQGVHA encoded by the coding sequence ATGGAAGACGATTTCGAATTGATACACGGCAGCGGGAACGTGTTCCGCGACTTTGGACATCCTAACGCCAGCGTTGAACAGGCGCGTGCCATCATTGCGGCAAAAATCATCAGCATTCTGGACGAACGCAAGCTCACAACACGCGAGGCCGAAAGGCTTACAGACGTGTCTCATTCGGAGTTTTCGCGCATTCGAAATGCGCGGCTTGCGCGCTTTACTCTTGACCGGATGATTACGATTCTTGAAAAACTTGACGAAGATATTGAAGTGGATGTTACCTTCAAACCACGTCATTCTCTGCAACAAGGTGTGCACGCCTAA